Genomic window (Bacillus pumilus):
CGTGTATACAATGGGACTTTGTTTACATTAAAAGAGCATACAGAGCGTTTGTTCAAGAGTGCAAAAGAAATCGGCATTCATCTTCAAGGTGCAGTATCAGATATGGAAGAAAAGTTAAAACAGCTTGTTGCCCACAACCAATTAACAGATGGCGGTGTGTATATTCAAGTTACGCGGGGCGTCGCACCTCGTAAACATCAATATGGCGACTCTCTCACTCCTCAAATCACAGCATATACGTTCCAGGTGAAAAAGCCTGTTCAAGAGCAGACAGCTGGTGCAAAGGCATTATTATCTGAGGACCTTCGCTGGTTAAGATGTGATATTAAAAGTTTAAACCTCTTATATAATGTCATGGAAAAGCAGAAAGCATCTGAAGCCGGTGCGTTTGAAGCCATACTATTGAGAGATGGTTTTGTGACCGAGGGAACCTCCTCGAATGTATATGCCGTCATTGATGGTGTGATTCGCACGCATCCATCAAATAATCTTATTTTAAATGGTATTACCCGTAGAAAGCTTCTTGAGGTATGTGAAGAAGAGGGATACCGTGTTGAAGAAACTCGGATAAGCAAAGAAGAGCTGCTCCGCGCACAGGAAATCTTTATTAGTTCGACGACGGCTGAAGTCATTCCGATTGTAGACATCGATGGCCAGCCAGTAGGGGAAGGCGTTCCAGGAGAGACGACAAAACGTGTACAGGAAGGCTTCCAGCAAAAAATTAAACATGAAAGTGAAGCATCAATTTCTTCATAAATAAAAAAGAGGCTGTAAACCAATGTTTACAGCCTCTTGTGATCCATTTATTTTACAATAAGCACAGGTATATCTGATTTTGATGATAACTTTTCACTTACACTGCCAAATAGCATTTTTTTCAATCTACTTTGGTCACGTGCTCCCATGACGATGAGGTCTGCTGATATGTCTTCAGCATATTTAATAATCGCTTCCGCTGGTTCCCCCTCAACAATGTCAATGGCAGCTTCAAACTGCTCCTCATTTAAAAGCATTCTTGCTTCTGCAACGACTTCTTCTGTATGATCTTCAAAAATCAAGGGGCTTTGCTGTTCATCATGAGGTACATATACAGGGGGTGTTTGAAGATCTGCTGTGCCGCCACCGATATAAGCTCCACCAGTCATTGGGCGAGGTGCATCAAACACCTGTCTGCTTGATTTGCTATCATAGGCGTAGGCAACGGTCAGCTCGGCATGCAAGGTTTTGGCTAAAGCGATTGCCTTTTTTAATGCTTTCTTACTGTCTTCATGTCCATCAAACGCAACGACCATCCGATCAGCTTGAAACAATGTCCTCATTCCTTTCAAAAGGAGTCTTTACACTCATGGTATACCCGTTATCAGAAAAAGATACACATGAAGGTGATGAACTTTTTGTTAGAAAATTTCATTTATTGAAAAATATTTATTGACAAAATAGTGACAGCCACTATAAGATGAAAAGGATTAAAGAGCCAAAAGGAGGAAATGTCATGTGTAACATTGGAAGAATGAAATCAAACTGCATGAATGGGTTGATTCACGTGACAATTACACCTTCATTGGTCATTGAAAAGGAACTCGTATGTTCCAATTGATTAGATGAATCAAGGCGTATGTTGCGTATTTGTCAACATGCGCCTTTTTATCATGTATGAAAGAGGCGTACCAGATAGCTGGTGGCCTCTTTTTTTGTTGTATTCATTTCGTCATACGAAATAAAGAGATGAAGATCAACAAGTAAATGAAGAGGAGTGAAAGCATGTGAATATGCCAAAAGCAAGACAAATGACCAATACCAAAAAAACGAAACAAGGTGACAGCCAGGAAAGTCTAGAAAGCGGCTAGCTTTAAAAAGGAGAGACAAACATGTTTTCAGTTTTCGCAAAATTAGGCTGGTTCTTTAAACAAGAGTGGAGGCGTTATACGATCGCCATTACGCTCCTGCTCATTGTGAATGTGCTTGAAATGCTGCCGCCAAGGTATCTTGGGCAGGCAGTTGATGATATTCGTTCAGGTCAATTTACAACATCCAGTATTGTGTTTTATGTTACCATTTTTTGCTTACTAGGTGTCGTCGTCTATACACTTACATACTTTTGGATGTACCAGTTATTTGGCGGCGCAAATGTCATGGAGCGTGTGATGCGCGGGAAACTCATGCGTCACTTACTTAAAATGACACCTACCTTCTATGAAAAGAAAAAAACCGGAAACTTAATGGCATTAGGTACAAATGATTTGAATGCTGTGGCTCTAACGACTGGTTTTGGCGTTCTGACATTGGTTGATTCCACTGCCTATATGCTAATGATCTTTTTTACGATGGGACTGACGATTAGCTGGAAATTAACCTTAATGGCGATCATCCCTATGCCGCTGATGGCGCTCTTGATTGCGTTTTATGGAAGTAAGATTCATGATCGCTTTACAGTCGCTCAAGATGCATTTGGTGATATGAACGATCGCGTCCTTGAATCAGTCGCAGGCGTCCGGGTCATCCGATCTTTTGTACAGGAGAAACAGGACGTCGAACGCTTTCGCCAAATGACCGATGACGTATTTCAAAAAAACATGCGAGTGGCAATCATCGACTCATTATTTGAGCCGACAGTGAAATTACTTGTAGGGATCAGTTACTTAATTGGAATTGGCTACGGAGCCTATCTTGTGTTCCAAAGTGATTTAACGATTGGTGAGCTTGTCGCATTTAACGTTTATCTTGGTATGATGATCTGGCCAATGTTTGCGATCGGCGAATTGATTAATATTATGCAGAGAGGAAATGCGTCGTTAGACCGGTTGAATCATACACTCAGCTACAAGCCGGATGTCACAGACGCTTCTCACACAAAAACGTTACAAGAGCCTGGGGATATTCAGTTTGATCATGTGACTTTCAGGTATCCAACGTCCTCTAAAGATAATTTAATAGATGTGTCCTTTACAGTACAAAAAGGGCAGACGATTGGGATTACAGGCAAAACAGGAAGCGGCAAAACCACTATCGTAAAACAGCTATTGCGCCAGTATCCAACGGGTGATGGTCAAATACTACTATCAGGTGTTCCAATCCAAGAGATTGAATTGGATCAGCTATTTCAATGGATCGGGTACGTACCGCAGGATCATATTCTTTTTTCAAAAAGTGTAGAAGAGAATATGCGCTTTGGTCATCGGGATGCAAAACAAGATGAATTGGCACAAGCGATCAAGGACGCTTATTTTGAAAAGGATTTACGCCTTTTGCCAGAGGGTCTCGAAACGATGGTTGGGGAAAAAGGTGTGGCACTATCAGGCGGACAAAAGCAGCGAATTTCTATCGCACGTGCCCTATTAATCGACCCTGACATTTTGATTTTGGATGACTCGCTTTCTGCGGTAGATGCAAAAACAGAAACCGCTATTTTAGAAAATTTAAGGCAAAATCGTCATGGGAAAACGACATTTATTACGACTCATCGTCTATCAGCTGTTGAGCATGCGGATCTCATACTTGTCATGGAAGAAGGCCGCATTGTCCAAAAGGGCACTCACGAAGAGCTTATTCAGCAAGATGGATGGTACAAAGAACAATTTCTGCGTCAGCAGCTGACAAATCAGCTGGAAGGAGGGGATGAGGCATGACAACAGGAAGAAGACTCCTTGCCTACGCACTCCTATATAAGAAAGTACTGTCTGTTGCCTTGATCTTTCTCATCATTGCAGTAGGTGCTGAGCTGACAGGACCTTTTATTGGGAAGAAAATGATTGATGATCATATTTTAGGTGTAGAAAAGCCGTATGTCGAGGTCAATGAAAAAACAGATAAAACCGTTTATTACCAGGGAAATAACTATATACGAAGCGATCGATTAGACAATGGGATGGAACCGGGAAAACAAATCAATGTCGTGCAAGTCGGATTCGGTTACTATTTTGTGAATGAGCCGATTCACTTTGATGGAAACCGAAAGATCTCGGGAGATCAGCTCACCATTGAAAACGGAAAAGAGCGCGAGACCTATCAAGTACAGCGTTTATCAAAAGAGGAAATTTTCTCTTTTTATCAGCCGGAAATCAGTGGTTTGGTCCAGCTTGTGTTATTTTACCTAGGGCTTCTCGTCATTGCGATTTTCTTTCAGTATGCACAGCATTATTTGCTTCAGCGGATAGCCAATCGAATTATTCAAAAAATGAGGGTAGATGTATTTGAACATATTCAAACGCTGCCTATCCGGTATTTTGATAATTTACCGGCTGGAAAGGTTGTAGCGAGGATTACCAATGATACAGAAACCATTCGTGATTTATATGTAACAGTTCTCGCTAATTTCGTAACGAGTGCGATTTACATGATTGGGATTTATATTGCCATGTTTTTATTAAATGTGAAGCTGGCACTCATTTGTTTGGTGGCGGTACCGATTATTTTCTTATGGTCGATGACCTACAGAAAGTTCGCATCAGTGTATAATCACCGTATTCGTTCCATCATTAGTGACATCAATGCGAAGCTAAATGAAGCGATTCAAGGGATGACCATCATTCAAGCGTTTCGCCATGAAAAAGTGACGAAAGAGGAATTCGATGAGCTGAACAACAATCACTTTCGTTATCAGCGAAAGATGCTTCATTTAAATTCACTTCTGTCTCATAACTTGGTAAACCTGCTTCGGAATTTAGCATATGTGGCACTCATTTGGTATTTTGGCGGTGCATCCTTAAGTGCGACGGGCATTGTGTCAATTGGTGTGCTCTATGCATTTGTCGATTATTTAAATCGATTATTTCAGCCGATTACAGGCATTGTGAATCAATTTTCGAGATTAGAATTAGCAAGGGTCTCATCCGAAAGGGTTTTCCGATTACTAGATGAGCCCGGAACAACAGTAGAAGAACCTGTTGAGAAGGAAATGGAGGGACACGTTCAGTTCCAAGATGTCACCTTTGCTTATAATGAAGGGAAAAATGTATTAAAAAACATTACGTTTGAGGCCAAAAAAGGCCAAACGGTTGCCCTTGTGGGGCATACTGGTTCTGGGAAAAGCTCGATTATGAACTTGCTTTTGCGTTTTTATGATATTCAGCAAGGAGACATTCTCATAGATGGGGAAAGCATTTATCACCAGTCACGCCAAACGCTACGTAAACAAATGGGCATTGTGCTTCAAGACCCGTATTTATTTTCTGGAACGATTGCATCCAATGTCAGCTTAGGAAATGAAGACATTAAAAGAGAAACGATTGAATCCTCATTAAAGCAAGTAGGCGCAACAGAGTTATTGAAGCACCTGCCAGAGGGATTCGATGAACCAGTCGTTGAAAAGGGAAGTACTCTTTCCTCAGGAGAACGTCAGTTAATCTCATTTGCCCGTGCACTAGCGTATGATCCAGCGATCTTAATTTTAGATGAAGCCACCGCAAACATTGACACAGAAACAGAAGCGATCATTCAGCGAGCGCTTGATGTCGTCAAAGAAGGTAGAACGACTTTTGTCATTGCTCACCGATTATCCACTATTAAGAAAGCTGATACGATTTTGGTATTAGAAAAAGGTGAAATTGTCGAGCGAGGCAGTCATGATCAACTCATGCAGCAAGAAGGGCTGTATGCGCAAATGTACGAACTGCAAAAGGGTACTGTGGCAAACAGCAGATGAATAACAAAAAAGTCGAGGATACTTATCTAGCCTCGACTTTTTTCGTTATATTAATTGCACGAGCTGCATCATTAATATGAGATGCCGACGCGTTGATGTACAAATTCCTTCGAATTTAACTGCTGATATAAAAAGTGTGCGGTATCTTCAACTGAAATTTTCTTTCCATCTATAGGGAGAAAATCTTTCTCATAGCGATATGACCGTGTCACTTCTCCATCTGGTAAATAGGTTGGACAAATAATCGTCCAATCTAGATCAGTCGATTGAAGAATTTCAAACGCTT
Coding sequences:
- a CDS encoding ABC transporter ATP-binding protein, with protein sequence MFSVFAKLGWFFKQEWRRYTIAITLLLIVNVLEMLPPRYLGQAVDDIRSGQFTTSSIVFYVTIFCLLGVVVYTLTYFWMYQLFGGANVMERVMRGKLMRHLLKMTPTFYEKKKTGNLMALGTNDLNAVALTTGFGVLTLVDSTAYMLMIFFTMGLTISWKLTLMAIIPMPLMALLIAFYGSKIHDRFTVAQDAFGDMNDRVLESVAGVRVIRSFVQEKQDVERFRQMTDDVFQKNMRVAIIDSLFEPTVKLLVGISYLIGIGYGAYLVFQSDLTIGELVAFNVYLGMMIWPMFAIGELINIMQRGNASLDRLNHTLSYKPDVTDASHTKTLQEPGDIQFDHVTFRYPTSSKDNLIDVSFTVQKGQTIGITGKTGSGKTTIVKQLLRQYPTGDGQILLSGVPIQEIELDQLFQWIGYVPQDHILFSKSVEENMRFGHRDAKQDELAQAIKDAYFEKDLRLLPEGLETMVGEKGVALSGGQKQRISIARALLIDPDILILDDSLSAVDAKTETAILENLRQNRHGKTTFITTHRLSAVEHADLILVMEEGRIVQKGTHEELIQQDGWYKEQFLRQQLTNQLEGGDEA
- a CDS encoding ABC transporter ATP-binding protein, which translates into the protein MTTGRRLLAYALLYKKVLSVALIFLIIAVGAELTGPFIGKKMIDDHILGVEKPYVEVNEKTDKTVYYQGNNYIRSDRLDNGMEPGKQINVVQVGFGYYFVNEPIHFDGNRKISGDQLTIENGKERETYQVQRLSKEEIFSFYQPEISGLVQLVLFYLGLLVIAIFFQYAQHYLLQRIANRIIQKMRVDVFEHIQTLPIRYFDNLPAGKVVARITNDTETIRDLYVTVLANFVTSAIYMIGIYIAMFLLNVKLALICLVAVPIIFLWSMTYRKFASVYNHRIRSIISDINAKLNEAIQGMTIIQAFRHEKVTKEEFDELNNNHFRYQRKMLHLNSLLSHNLVNLLRNLAYVALIWYFGGASLSATGIVSIGVLYAFVDYLNRLFQPITGIVNQFSRLELARVSSERVFRLLDEPGTTVEEPVEKEMEGHVQFQDVTFAYNEGKNVLKNITFEAKKGQTVALVGHTGSGKSSIMNLLLRFYDIQQGDILIDGESIYHQSRQTLRKQMGIVLQDPYLFSGTIASNVSLGNEDIKRETIESSLKQVGATELLKHLPEGFDEPVVEKGSTLSSGERQLISFARALAYDPAILILDEATANIDTETEAIIQRALDVVKEGRTTFVIAHRLSTIKKADTILVLEKGEIVERGSHDQLMQQEGLYAQMYELQKGTVANSR
- the dat gene encoding D-amino-acid transaminase, whose product is MKVLYNGDFIEKKDAHVDIEDRGYQFGDGVYEVIRVYNGTLFTLKEHTERLFKSAKEIGIHLQGAVSDMEEKLKQLVAHNQLTDGGVYIQVTRGVAPRKHQYGDSLTPQITAYTFQVKKPVQEQTAGAKALLSEDLRWLRCDIKSLNLLYNVMEKQKASEAGAFEAILLRDGFVTEGTSSNVYAVIDGVIRTHPSNNLILNGITRRKLLEVCEEEGYRVEETRISKEELLRAQEIFISSTTAEVIPIVDIDGQPVGEGVPGETTKRVQEGFQQKIKHESEASISS
- a CDS encoding universal stress protein, giving the protein MFQADRMVVAFDGHEDSKKALKKAIALAKTLHAELTVAYAYDSKSSRQVFDAPRPMTGGAYIGGGTADLQTPPVYVPHDEQQSPLIFEDHTEEVVAEARMLLNEEQFEAAIDIVEGEPAEAIIKYAEDISADLIVMGARDQSRLKKMLFGSVSEKLSSKSDIPVLIVK